The DNA region AACAAGTTCTTGACTCCCCTTTGaaataatgtcaaattgaacATATGTATCGGGATAACTTTTCCCGTGTTTTAATATAGAATATCAAGAAACTAATTCGatcattttctacataatttcaTTAAAGCCGTAAAGTATGGGAAAAGATTCAAAAGGTTCATAAAACGTGGCAATCGACACACTAGCACgattttgcagcaaaataataGTCCAAACAATACAgctcatttaaacaataaaatgctttctttggcgattcattcgggatataaaagtagcgacattgcagacaAAAATACATAATCCGCGTTaccgggttatgtaaatttttcctgcaatgattgctaccttcataacccgcatgaatcatcaaagaaagcagtttattgtttatattaacatctttctttaactaattaataaactgattatgaaaagttagtaaaattcactaaattactgttgatgtacaaaagtacgttagcttaaagaaacagtctggcatcgtcatgattatttcgtgcagtccgggattttactaaggtcgctgtaggttcagaccaatcgataaacagggcgtgtcaatttcagtcctgtcactttcagtcgctgtagatttcgaccaatcgataaatacggcgtgtagatttcatcctggctgtttctatagagctatgaattaactataagtttccgtaaaaaatagaggaaattatgcttggtagatgtaaatatattgctttaaattaataGGTTACATTTAACCTTGTATCGGTAAATGGACATacacatgttttaacaataacaTTTATTACAATCTGagaattctgaaaaaaattaagaggtTTTAAAAGCAACTAACGGGTACCTGCACATGTACGTGAAAGTTACACGTTTGATGTACACGTAACATTCGAAAACTGAGAAATgcacattgtatatatatactagtatatatctttatttatcataattgacttttttatctaaattttgATAAGTCATCGCATGGTATGTGGTAAAATAGGGAGAAGTGAATTTGAAAGACCTCTAGAACACAACGGATGATAGTATTCACATTAAAAACTGCCCGTAGAACCGTAGAAATACAAAATTGTTGAGATATATATAAACAAGCAATGCAAGTGATAATCCAAATTTTGAAACTTCATTTTCAATAATACTGCGCTTTTGAGACGTGCGATGCATTTGGCGACATTAATTTTGATGTCAACACTTGTATTTTGAAGTATGGAGTGCGTTATTTGTGTATTAAAATGCTTCGATGATTACTTGTTTAAAAGTGAGAGATTCAGTCCGTGTAATAACCTAATAGACCATTAACCCAGCTTTTACATACGCAAGTAGTAGGTCAATGAACCTTGATTTATTACCAAATTAAAAAGGGGTCTTGAGGTTGGTTAATCACTATTAATAAGGTAAACCATTTCACTGTTAATATTTACAACCCAAAAATACAAGACAAAGGCCAGCCAACAGTGTGATTATTGTATGATAAAGTACAACGAAGTTCAATATTCATTGTAAAAAAGATAGCTAATTTTGCATTTTGGTTATaggtaaaacaatttttgatttgtataaaaaatattttatttgcaccAATTTTAATACAGTCTCTAAATAAGTAACTTCTATCCATACACAAAACCTTTCATAGAGTTCACACACAATACAGATTTACTCCACGCACACACACAACATTTAAAACActgaatacaaaataataataattatagctACCTATACAACAATGGATTTCTGAATAATTTTTTCcaactggaatttttttttattctagatAAACTTTTCTATATATGTTACAGAATACTCATTTCCTGTGTTATGCTAGAgacattttgtgtaaataaacaaaataagatGTCTATGACCCAGCATTTAAGACTTTTCTTTGTCTCTCACTGTACAATGTCAttaagatttaaataaataaggGAGTATTAAAATAACACatcattaaaacataaaatgtcAATTAAAACAGCTTTACATTTAACTTTCTGTAAGTAATTTGCTTactattaataaaacaatattcaatgtaaaactgtaaaaataaataattttgatttataacAGGATATGCTTAAACTTGGCATTCTAAAGCTAATGTTTGTAATATTGCACTTCAAAGATTACTCCAAACTACATGTGGCACTTTTCTGAGGTAGAATACACCGGCTCCAACTTTGACCTCCATACACATACTTTTGGTCCACatactttataaatatatcactagaagaaaataaaaattgagaaATTATTACACTTTCCACAATTAACCCAAAAAAGAGGAATCATAGAAAAAATTAACACAGTTCTAATATCATAAGAAATGGGATgactgaaaagaaaaataaaccttTCAACAAGGAAGATTTTCTCACCTCTCTGATTCACTGACTACCACTTCCAACGAAGGATTTTCTTCAATGGCAGGTAACTCTGAATCTCCATACAGACTGGGACGTGATACCAGGTTTGGCCGGAGGAAAGGTTTGGGTGTTGGAAGACAGCGAGGATGGGTTTTTGGACTGTTCTTGTAGTTATCAAGCACCTGACCTACTGCTGCTTGACATTCATAAAACTCAGCATCTGACACCTGGaatgatataaatttatttaattcataataaaaatacacatactttTAGATTGATTAAATCGTTTTGAATATCTGCTTCTTTTCTGTACTACAAGTGTCACTGAGtgaaatttgaaatgaatacaattataattcaCAGCTTGTACCGTATGTTTATAATCCCAACATTTGAATTTAAACTATAAATGTTACCTGGCAGATGTTGTGAAGATCTAAAACACACTGTCTTACAGCATCGTTCATCAAATTGCTCTCTTTGAGACTGTGATGAATCAGGGCAAGAGCCAAGGTAGCAGTCTATCAAGAAAAGAGACACAGTGGTTAAATGGAGTAAAAAAGTATGATACTCAAAATTTGTATAGCATGCTGACAAttaatcttttggaatatgCTGGCTTTGAGaaaatatacaattaaaatgtattacaattttgaattattacatTTTAACTTACAGAATAGATTGCACATGAGCTGTAGTTGATGCAGGTCTCAAACTTTTGTATAAGTTGGTCCAGCATTGGAGATGtggtaaaattttgaatgatatCACATAAAGTTTTAAGTAGAGACGGACAGGTTTCAACCCAGAGATTCCAATCCAATTTTTGGAGGATGACCATTTCCATTCGTTTTAAATCTGAGGATTTCCATGCATGCTGCATCAAGTTAGACAACTGCGTTGCTGATGGTGCATTCTGGTGAAAGGTTTATTTGAACATGTTTATCTTAAAATGATCCTAATGATATAAAAAGGAAATGTAAAATTTCATGTATGAAGAGAaggaattttaaatcaaatttaccTCGTCCTCGTCTAGAAATTTAATGGATAGATAAAAACAAGCTGTTGCCACACAGGAATAATACTTTGGTTGTACCTGCAATTTAAaatgtcaaagttttacaatttagatttcCCCACCCTAGCTTTTGATTATTAAAAGATTTgagtgaatattttaaaaagacattcaaATTTTCTTGGATATATGAAATACCTTGACTTTGGATAGAAATCGATCCAGAGAGCTAACTGCAGTGGCGAAAGTAACAGAAGTACAAGTGTAGAAGTGTGTCAAACACCGGATTGTTGAAACAGCTCTGTCTCTTTGAGCACATATAATGTTACCCTGTTATAAATATAGATAAGTTTACAAATATAGCACTATCACTGAAGTTTTAACTTTATGATATCAGTTATtcagtatataaaataaattagaataACAGTGTATTCTTAAATTACATCTTAAAGTGtttcatatatttacaataattgaAAACTTGTGTTATCGtgtctattatatatatataaaaaaaaattttctctcACAAGTACATGCAAGTAATTAATACATTAATCATCTTAATCTGTTGTTAAATCATCTATGATTTTTATACCTTTTTTAGGTGTCCACatcttttcaatttttcttctaGACTAGTTATTAAGTCTGCAAACTgccaaaaaatttttttttagattaaatttatatcatatatttcaataagcaattattcaatgttttataatgcaattgataattttacaagttTATCAAATCAAGCTCCAGGcctcatatttaaatttttatacatgtattgtaggCCTATAAGAAAAAGTACTTTTTCTGAGGATTCCCTGGAAGTGATTTGGTTCAACACGCTCAGCTGATTTTGATCCATAATGTTGTCGAAGAGCTTTTTAATCACTTGTTCACTGCAGTCAATCGTTCCTTGGACCATTTTTGCTGCTGAGACTGTGTAAAGTCCTTCAATTAAATCCTCGCAGCAATTTGCGTCTGATCTTCTCCGCTTGTCATTACGCTACTTGCAGACGGCAGCTGTCaacacaaaatttttaaaatttggcgcATATTCAAAACCGCTTTTGTAAAACCCTTTCTCCGTACATCTAAGATTTGTAACCTCTATTTTGATTGGTCGTATTTGTCTATTCAAATGTGGActaaaaatagtttgttttgtaaacatcaGCATAAAAATTGTGATGAATAAAAAACAGAAACTAGACACTAGCTTTCCACCTGCAACTAGAATATACTTTTTaactattaaataaatatattgtacataAGCTTGTCTGTGAAATGTCCCTTTACCTCATAGTTTCCTTGTTTGACAGCTCTGACCCAAAATGATGAAAACAACACTTGTTCGCAGCTAAGGGCGTAGTTCTCCCTCCGCGTTAGCTACTCcgttaattctttaaaaaaggtGGGTTAAATAttagtttatttatttgatgCAAACTGAAAATTTGTCGTATTTTGTGTTTAGTCTATGCAAacaaaaatcatacaaaattttttacaattattttaagtttttactCTGCGGATGAATACTGATATAGACACTGGGAACTAATTTTGACCCTTACCAACAAGGAATTTCCTTGGAACGCAACTATTATACACAGCTCTTTTAGTTTTCGTTTATTCGACAGAAGATGGAGGTTTAAAAACATCAATGTAAGCAGGATAGTGTTAATGGAACAGGGGAACATCCTAGTTCAACTCTCGTTCCATTTTTCTTATCAGGTGAGTGAATATTCGTATGTTTCACATTCGATGTTGAGTTTGCATCAGCTGAATCATGGAAGCCATTTTGACATTGGTAAAAGatgaatataataaataatttcgaGAGAAAATATTGGTATAAGGGACCAAAGTTGAAAGAAACATTGAATTGAATAGTTTTAATACTTGATATTATTAATTTACCTGAAACCACTGGTTACTATATCAGCTGTTTTATAACATTCTAGTATTATATGATTATCTGATTGTTGTCATTGAACATTCCAGAATGAATATTCTGTGTTTTAATCGAATTGTTGTAAGTATCTACTAAGAATGGACTcttttttttcagtgttttgGTGCAGCAGTTTGGGGTTTAAAGGATGGAGTCGCACAAGAGATTCGATGCTAAGCATCTGATGAAGATGCTTGGGGAGCACCTTGCAAAGAGCAGTCAGTGGTCACCCTTCTTGTACAAATCTACAGGATCCCCTGATGTAAGACTACTTACAGGATCTGTTTTATGATCTCATTAAACAGTTTATTTCGTTTAAAAGAAGCACTGTGTAGATATAGGCTTTTATAAAACTGTCAAATCCTTAAATTTTTACTATGACTCCTTGAATTGAAGTTGACTATAGTCTTgagactttgattttttttcccccATCAAAAGTTTTCTCATTTAGAGTGATTTGACTGGTCTTAATGTTTTATACTAAAAATTGCATACACTACTTAAATATTGGATGACGTATTTCATACAATATCAATGATTTCTATCAGAATAAGGAAGTATGTGTAGATTATTGTTGTAAACATTCCATTGACGACAAATGTGTAGGATGTTGAGTAAGATGATGCATTCTTTAgttgttacatgtactacaaactGTCCTCCATGACCAGTATCCCTTTAAGTGTTTTCCTGTAAACCAAACCTTTCCTCTAAACTCAATACCCCATTTATTCCTTGATGtttattgaacaatttaaaaaattctcaattTACAGTAGTTTTGGCTTGAGACTGAAAATCCAAAGTGAAAATAGATTTACAATAAGGTGTACctatttatatctttaaaaaaaaaaaaagataacattgAAAACAAAGCAAGATGAATTTTTGCATCATtcctttgttacatgtatgacaaCACAATGGAATAATTtgcatttatttgaattaatatgaatttataataCAGGTTTCGTTGTTTTGACCTAATTTCTATCTGTATGACAGGAGTTATTTATAACTCCATTTAAACCCCAGCTTTTCAAGGTCATTGATCATGAGACCAGTAAACAGTGAACAGTGATTGTTGGCAGGTGCTCGTGTTTAACATTATTGTTGTTCTAACAACCGTTGGTTATTTAATTTATTGTCATTTCTATGTCTTTTGTCTTGTCACTGACTCAATCAGTTATTTATTTTGGGAACTAATGTTTTATTGGAGCTATTCATGCAagcatttatttcaattatgaAGTCATGTTAGAGTTATTTCACTCATTCTATTCTAAATGTATAGCTTTCAACTTTAAACTTATAAACACATAAAATGACAATGGTCTCTCTCTTATCCTTCtttatttgttcaaaatatttgaacagtgtgttctatttttcttttcaatttagcaattcttaatttttgcaaaaaaaataaatttaatactcCAAACTTCATAATTAAAGTGATATAACTAAGTGAATAATTTAATAAAGATTAAGTGACACAACTGGCTGgcaaaaaaatatcaatgacaTGTATGTACCGGTACTGTTTTTTTAAGCTTCCGATCGAGTTATGATATGGTATATTCATGTTATAGtagatttcttttattttctttatcaagcacattttctaatgtaaaaattcttttttttataggaGGTCCTTGGTTTCCAAAGAGACAGAATTGTTGGCTGGGTTTTGTCATTGAACACAGAGTTCAGATTTTCCCCGGAAACTCTGGGACTGGCCATTTCTCTCATTGACCGCTTTCTGAATCTTGTAAAGGTAAACACCTTGATTGTTTACCCCTTCACTGATCATTCGTGCATGTTCAATTATAAGGCAAGTGCATAACTTTGCAAAATTACAATGAAAGAATGTTAAACAGCagaatttttatgaatattcatgaactTCAAAGTCATTTTGAAATGTGAAGAATTTACAGCGGAACTTAGTAGAAATGTTTCGCTTCAGTGGAtgtgttttgattattttaccTGTTTACATTCTTATGCTGTGTCTttgattgaataaaaattatttgattttctaGGTCCGCCCCAAGTATCTTCCCTGTGTAGCCATCTGCTGCTTGTACATAGCAGCTAAAACCCTGGAAGAGGATGAGGTATGAACAATATTTTTAGATGACATGATTTACATGTGTTGATTGCTACATAACAAACAACACATATTGCACCTTGTTATAAAGAGAAGTTGGTAATGCATCTTATGTGTTTAATTTagttaaaattattattgcTATATTCCTAGGTAATACCAAGTACCAAGGATCTTGTGAAGACGATCAATTGTGCCTGCTCCGTGGCAGAAGTTCTGAGGATGGAGGCCATTATTCTCAACAAACTGTCCTGGAACGTTAAACAAGCCACAGCAGTTGATCTTCTTC from Crassostrea angulata isolate pt1a10 chromosome 7, ASM2561291v2, whole genome shotgun sequence includes:
- the LOC128192164 gene encoding cyclin-G1-like; the encoded protein is MVQGTIDCSEQVIKKLFDNIMDQNQLSVLNQITSRESSEKFADLITSLEEKLKRCGHLKKGNIICAQRDRAVSTIRCLTHFYTCTSVTFATAVSSLDRFLSKVKVQPKYYSCVATACFYLSIKFLDEDENAPSATQLSNLMQHAWKSSDLKRMEMVILQKLDWNLWVETCPSLLKTLCDIIQNFTTSPMLDQLIQKFETCINYSSCAIYSTATLALALIHHSLKESNLMNDAVRQCVLDLHNICQVSDAEFYECQAAVGQVLDNYKNSPKTHPRCLPTPKPFLRPNLVSRPSLYGDSELPAIEENPSLEVVVSESESDIFIKYVDQKYVYGGQSWSRCILPQKSATCSLE